The Pantoea sp. At-9b genome includes a window with the following:
- the hisF gene encoding imidazole glycerol phosphate synthase subunit HisF, with translation MLAKRIIPCLDVRDGQVVKGVQFRNHEIIGDIVPLAQRYAQEGADELVFYDITASSDGRVVDKSWVSRVAEVIDIPFCVAGGIKSEADAARILEFGADKISINSPALADPSLITRLADRFGVQCIVVGIDTWFDDATGKYHVNQYTGDESRTRVTQWETLDWVQEVQKLGAGEIVLNMMNQDGVRNGYDLVQLKKVRDVCKVPLIASGGAGTMAHFLEAFEQANVDGALAASVFHKQIINIGELKSFLIDNGVEIRAC, from the coding sequence ATGCTGGCAAAACGGATAATTCCCTGTCTCGATGTGCGTGACGGGCAGGTGGTGAAAGGGGTTCAGTTCCGCAATCACGAAATCATTGGTGACATCGTGCCACTGGCGCAACGTTATGCGCAGGAAGGGGCGGATGAACTGGTGTTTTATGATATCACCGCCTCGTCTGATGGCCGTGTCGTGGATAAAAGCTGGGTCTCGCGTGTGGCGGAAGTGATTGATATTCCTTTCTGTGTAGCAGGGGGAATCAAGAGCGAAGCGGATGCCGCGCGCATTCTGGAATTTGGTGCGGATAAGATCTCCATCAACTCACCCGCGCTGGCTGATCCCTCGCTGATTACCCGTCTGGCCGATCGCTTTGGCGTGCAATGTATTGTGGTGGGGATCGATACCTGGTTTGACGACGCGACCGGCAAATATCACGTTAATCAGTATACCGGTGATGAATCCCGCACCCGTGTGACGCAATGGGAAACCCTGGATTGGGTGCAGGAAGTGCAGAAGCTGGGCGCGGGCGAAATCGTTCTCAATATGATGAACCAGGACGGCGTGCGCAACGGTTATGACCTGGTACAGCTGAAGAAAGTCCGCGATGTCTGTAAGGTACCGTTGATTGCTTCCGGTGGCGCTGGCACCATGGCACACTTCCTCGAAGCGTTTGAACAAGCTAACGTCGATGGCGCGCTGGCGGCATCGGTGTTTCACAAACAGATTATTAATATCGGCGAGCTGAAAAGCTTCCTGATTGACAACGGTGTGGAGATTCGCGCGTGTTAA
- a CDS encoding O-antigen ligase, giving the protein MLLKNYKSASQGNIIIIAVNLVVFLLSLSMPLTLFSYGFSQKIFYIASYLSVVLFFVTLANKHARTSIDKYTWLLFIAIFALGLVRLGWALDIRANYTDFTGPTANIISNYLLGGKRLLLGAFIISVISIHHQKITPAMVGCSKIFLWLGALATLGFGVHEYLLTGDRIKLTADAASSSSYMVLFLYCAYLWLSAKDVSRLWITIDLAFVAIIFSLVILTGTRVSLLAFLFITLCQISRFYGLLTVLKSRRNRVITLILVAGLVMSTGERWMQAFNNIENYSNDSSTSVGARVAIWDSGLHFLPEHLGFSSPDVRTVTARAYIAAFHPGNTEGYTNVKYNMHNEFLEVVTLEGIVGLVCLVFLYVATFWIWSKRSALQGISLPVAALFIMGLTDSVLIYPQTTTLFVIALALCAIRPKLPQS; this is encoded by the coding sequence ATGCTATTGAAAAATTATAAGTCAGCCAGTCAGGGAAATATAATAATTATTGCAGTTAATCTTGTGGTGTTTTTATTGTCCCTTTCAATGCCGCTGACGCTTTTTTCTTATGGCTTTTCTCAAAAGATTTTCTATATCGCATCCTATCTTTCTGTCGTTTTATTTTTCGTTACGCTGGCAAATAAGCATGCCAGAACGTCTATCGACAAATATACCTGGCTATTGTTTATTGCAATTTTTGCGCTGGGTCTGGTCAGGCTTGGGTGGGCGTTGGATATTCGCGCGAATTATACCGACTTTACCGGTCCAACTGCGAATATCATTAGCAATTACCTGCTGGGTGGCAAGCGCTTATTGCTCGGCGCGTTTATCATCAGCGTGATAAGCATTCATCATCAGAAAATTACCCCGGCAATGGTAGGGTGCAGCAAAATCTTTCTTTGGTTGGGAGCCTTAGCGACATTAGGGTTTGGTGTGCATGAGTATTTGCTGACCGGTGACAGAATCAAGCTGACAGCAGACGCGGCCTCCAGCTCTTCCTACATGGTATTGTTTTTATACTGTGCCTACCTCTGGCTTTCCGCCAAAGATGTCAGTCGCTTATGGATTACTATCGATCTGGCGTTCGTTGCTATTATCTTTAGCCTTGTCATTTTAACCGGTACGCGTGTCTCACTGCTGGCATTCCTGTTTATTACGCTGTGTCAGATAAGTCGCTTTTATGGTCTGCTTACGGTATTAAAATCCAGACGTAACCGAGTGATTACCCTGATTCTTGTTGCCGGTCTGGTGATGAGTACCGGTGAACGTTGGATGCAGGCGTTCAATAATATTGAAAATTACAGCAACGATAGCTCCACATCAGTTGGGGCGCGGGTTGCTATCTGGGACAGTGGTTTGCATTTTCTGCCGGAGCATTTAGGGTTCAGCTCGCCAGATGTGCGGACGGTCACTGCCCGCGCCTATATTGCGGCGTTCCATCCTGGTAATACCGAGGGCTATACCAACGTAAAATACAATATGCACAATGAGTTTCTTGAGGTTGTGACATTAGAGGGTATTGTTGGGCTGGTCTGTCTCGTTTTTCTTTACGTCGCGACATTCTGGATTTGGTCTAAACGCAGCGCATTACAGGGTATTTCTCTTCCCGTTGCGGCCCTTTTTATCATGGGCTTAACCGACTCGGTGCTGATTTATCCACAAACCACCACTCTGTTTGTTATTGCGTTGGCGCTCTGTGCCATACGTCCTAAACTACCGCAATCCTAA
- the hisB gene encoding bifunctional histidinol-phosphatase/imidazoleglycerol-phosphate dehydratase HisB, with product MSQKTLFIDRDGTIISEPPVDFQVDRMDKLALEPNVIPALLALQSAGYQLVMITNQDGLGTDSFPQADFDGPHNLMMQILTSQGIRFSDILICPHKPEDNCDCRKPKTKMVEAWLAEGALDVTNSYVIGDRHTDIQLAQNMGIQGLRYGAEGEDWNAIQQRLTKRDRYALVNRNTKETQIKVEVWLDREGGSKINTGVGFFDHMLDQIAVHGGLRMNIDVKGDLYIDDHHTVEDTGLALGEALLKALGDKRGIGRFGFVLPMDECLARCALDISGRPHLEYKAEFSYQRVGDLSTEMVEHFFSSLSYAMMSTLHLKTKGRNDHHRVESLFKAFGRTLRQAIRVDGNTLPSSKGVL from the coding sequence ATGAGTCAGAAGACCCTTTTTATCGACCGCGACGGCACCATCATCTCTGAACCCCCGGTGGATTTTCAGGTGGACCGCATGGACAAGCTGGCCCTGGAGCCAAACGTGATCCCTGCCCTGCTGGCGCTGCAAAGCGCCGGTTACCAGCTGGTGATGATCACCAATCAGGATGGTCTCGGCACCGACAGCTTCCCGCAGGCCGATTTTGACGGGCCGCACAACCTGATGATGCAGATCCTGACGTCGCAGGGCATCCGTTTCAGTGACATTCTGATCTGCCCGCACAAACCAGAAGACAACTGCGACTGCCGCAAGCCTAAAACCAAAATGGTGGAAGCCTGGCTGGCAGAAGGCGCACTGGATGTGACTAACAGCTATGTGATCGGCGATCGTCACACCGATATCCAGCTGGCGCAAAATATGGGGATTCAGGGCCTGCGCTACGGTGCTGAAGGCGAGGACTGGAATGCCATCCAGCAACGTCTGACCAAGCGCGATCGCTATGCGCTGGTGAATCGCAACACCAAAGAGACGCAGATTAAAGTTGAGGTGTGGTTGGACCGTGAAGGCGGCAGCAAGATCAATACCGGCGTCGGCTTCTTTGACCATATGCTGGACCAAATTGCAGTACACGGCGGCTTACGCATGAATATTGATGTGAAAGGCGACCTGTATATCGATGATCACCACACGGTGGAAGATACCGGGCTGGCGCTGGGCGAAGCCCTGTTGAAAGCGCTGGGAGATAAACGCGGCATTGGTCGTTTTGGCTTTGTGCTGCCGATGGACGAATGTCTGGCACGCTGTGCGCTGGATATTTCGGGCCGTCCGCACCTCGAATACAAAGCCGAGTTCAGCTATCAGCGGGTTGGCGATCTCAGCACCGAAATGGTTGAGCACTTCTTCAGTTCGCTCTCCTACGCGATGATGAGCACCTTGCACCTGAAAACCAAAGGTCGCAACGATCATCACCGGGTGGAAAGCCTGTTTAAAGCCTTTGGCCGTACCCTGCGCCAGGCCATCCGTGTCGACGGTAATACCCTGCCGAGCTCGAAAGGAGTGCTGTGA
- the hisA gene encoding 1-(5-phosphoribosyl)-5-[(5-phosphoribosylamino)methylideneamino]imidazole-4-carboxamide isomerase: MIIPALDLIDGKVVRLHQGDYGQQRDYGSDPLPRLQDYERQGAQVLHLVDLTGAKDPAKRQIPLLQTLLRGVSVPVQVGGGIRNREDVAALLAAGASRVVVGSTAVKQPEEVKSWFREFGADAIVLALDVRIDADNRKEVAISGWQEAAGVTLEEVIGWYQPVGLKHVLCTDISRDGTLSGSNVALYQEVSDAFPDIAFQSSGGIGSLDDIAALRGSGAQGVIVGRALLEGKFTVSEAIACWQNG; this comes from the coding sequence ATGATTATTCCTGCTTTAGATTTAATCGACGGCAAAGTGGTGCGTCTGCATCAGGGCGATTACGGCCAGCAGCGTGACTACGGCAGCGATCCGCTGCCACGCTTGCAGGATTACGAACGCCAGGGGGCGCAGGTACTCCATCTGGTGGATTTGACCGGTGCCAAAGATCCGGCCAAACGTCAGATCCCCTTGCTGCAAACTCTGCTGCGCGGCGTCAGTGTGCCGGTGCAAGTGGGTGGCGGTATCCGCAATCGTGAGGATGTCGCGGCGCTTTTAGCGGCAGGTGCCAGCCGCGTGGTGGTGGGTTCCACTGCCGTGAAACAACCGGAAGAGGTGAAAAGCTGGTTCCGCGAGTTCGGCGCGGATGCCATCGTGCTGGCGCTGGATGTGCGTATTGATGCCGACAATCGCAAAGAAGTGGCGATCAGCGGCTGGCAGGAAGCGGCAGGTGTGACGCTGGAAGAGGTGATTGGCTGGTATCAGCCAGTCGGTCTGAAGCATGTGCTGTGCACCGATATCTCGCGTGATGGCACGCTGAGCGGCTCCAACGTCGCCCTGTATCAGGAAGTGTCTGATGCCTTCCCGGATATCGCATTTCAGTCCTCCGGCGGCATTGGTTCGCTGGACGATATCGCCGCCCTGCGCGGTAGCGGTGCCCAGGGTGTGATTGTCGGTCGTGCACTGCTGGAAGGTAAATTTACGGTTTCGGAGGCGATTGCATGCTGGCAAAACGGATAA
- the hisC gene encoding histidinol-phosphate transaminase gives MSLNVEDLARANVRALTPYQSARRLGGNGDVWLNANEFPLPVPFELSQQTLNRYPECQPKLVIERYAGYAGVSPEQVLVSRGADEGIELVMRAFCEPGKDAILFCPPTYGMYSVSAETIGIEYRTVAALDNWQLNLPAIADQLDGVKVVYMCSPNNPTGNLINPDDIRALLEMTAGKALVVADEAYIEFCPQATLAGWLKDYPHLVILRTLSKAFALAGLRCGFTLANKPVIDLLLKVIAPYPLATPVADVAAQALSDQGLALMREHALQLNDNRSWLLEQLPQIGCVEAVFPSETNYILARFTDSPKVFKTLWDKGIILRDQNKNPGLAGCLRISIGTREECERLIAALQALPVEQA, from the coding sequence ATGAGCCTGAATGTTGAAGATTTGGCCCGCGCCAATGTGCGTGCGCTGACGCCGTATCAATCAGCCCGTCGTCTGGGGGGGAATGGTGATGTGTGGCTGAACGCCAACGAATTCCCGCTGCCGGTGCCGTTTGAACTGTCACAGCAAACGCTCAACCGTTACCCGGAATGTCAGCCCAAGCTGGTAATCGAACGCTACGCCGGTTATGCCGGTGTCAGCCCGGAGCAGGTGCTGGTCAGTCGTGGTGCGGATGAAGGTATTGAATTGGTGATGCGGGCTTTCTGCGAACCCGGCAAAGACGCGATTCTGTTCTGCCCGCCAACGTATGGCATGTACAGCGTCAGTGCCGAAACCATCGGTATTGAATACCGTACCGTGGCTGCACTGGACAACTGGCAGCTGAATCTGCCTGCCATCGCCGATCAGCTCGACGGGGTGAAAGTGGTGTATATGTGCAGCCCGAACAACCCGACCGGCAACCTGATCAACCCGGATGACATTCGCGCCCTGCTGGAAATGACCGCTGGCAAAGCGCTGGTGGTGGCGGATGAAGCCTATATCGAATTTTGCCCACAAGCGACGCTGGCAGGCTGGCTGAAGGATTATCCGCATCTGGTGATTCTGCGTACCCTGTCGAAAGCCTTTGCGTTGGCAGGCCTGCGTTGTGGCTTTACGCTGGCGAACAAACCGGTGATTGACCTGCTGCTGAAAGTGATTGCGCCCTATCCGCTTGCCACACCGGTAGCCGATGTGGCGGCCCAGGCGCTGAGCGATCAGGGACTGGCGCTGATGCGTGAACACGCACTGCAACTGAATGACAACCGCAGCTGGCTGCTGGAACAACTGCCGCAGATCGGTTGTGTGGAAGCGGTTTTCCCAAGCGAAACTAACTATATTCTGGCGCGTTTCACCGATTCACCGAAAGTGTTTAAAACCCTGTGGGATAAAGGCATTATCCTGCGTGACCAGAACAAAAACCCCGGCCTGGCGGGATGCCTGCGCATCTCTATTGGCACCCGTGAAGAGTGCGAGCGTTTGATCGCCGCGCTGCAAGCCTTACCTGTGGAGCAAGCATGA
- the hisIE gene encoding bifunctional phosphoribosyl-AMP cyclohydrolase/phosphoribosyl-ATP diphosphatase HisIE encodes MLTAEQLTRLDWVKTAGMMPVIVQHNVSGEVLMHGYMNEEALQKTLAEGNVTFFSRTKNRLWTKGETSGHFLKVVSITPDCDNDTLLVLANPIGPTCHLGTSSCFSPAAPDWTFLYQLEQLLAERKSADPASSYTAKLYASGTKRIAQKVGEEGVETALAATVNDRHELTNEASDLIYHLLVLLQDQDLDLSTIINNLRARHK; translated from the coding sequence GTGTTAACTGCAGAACAACTGACCCGTCTGGATTGGGTCAAAACCGCGGGCATGATGCCCGTTATCGTCCAGCACAACGTCTCTGGCGAAGTGCTGATGCACGGTTATATGAACGAGGAAGCGTTGCAGAAAACCCTCGCGGAGGGCAATGTCACCTTCTTCTCGCGCACCAAAAATCGCCTGTGGACCAAAGGTGAAACCTCAGGCCACTTCCTGAAAGTGGTGAGCATTACTCCCGATTGTGACAACGATACGCTGCTGGTGCTGGCGAACCCGATTGGCCCCACCTGCCATCTCGGTACTTCCAGTTGTTTCTCTCCGGCAGCACCGGACTGGACTTTCCTCTATCAGTTGGAACAACTGCTGGCGGAGCGTAAAAGTGCTGACCCCGCCAGCTCCTACACCGCGAAGTTGTATGCCAGCGGCACCAAGCGTATCGCACAGAAAGTTGGTGAAGAAGGCGTTGAAACCGCGCTGGCTGCGACCGTCAATGATCGTCATGAGCTGACCAACGAAGCCTCAGATTTGATCTACCATCTGTTGGTGTTGTTGCAGGATCAGGATCTTGATCTGAGCACCATCATCAACAATCTGCGTGCACGTCATAAGTAA
- a CDS encoding YbaK/prolyl-tRNA synthetase associated domain-containing protein codes for MTTHEKLLALLDQHGARYQLMVHEATGKCEAVAAIRGTEVGQGAKALVCHVKGNGIKQHVLAVLPADQQADLSKVAQAVGGRRASLASPAEVDVLTGCVFGAIPPFSFHPDLRLVVDPMLFERYEQIAFNAGLLEKSVVLNTEDYRAICGGELARLIS; via the coding sequence ATGACCACCCATGAAAAACTGCTCGCTCTCCTCGATCAACATGGTGCTCGCTACCAGTTAATGGTGCATGAAGCGACCGGCAAATGTGAAGCCGTGGCCGCTATCCGTGGCACCGAAGTTGGCCAGGGTGCGAAAGCGCTGGTGTGTCATGTCAAAGGTAATGGTATCAAGCAACATGTACTGGCCGTGCTCCCTGCCGATCAACAAGCAGACCTGAGTAAGGTTGCTCAAGCGGTGGGAGGCCGTCGCGCCTCGCTCGCCAGCCCGGCGGAGGTTGATGTGCTCACCGGCTGCGTGTTTGGTGCTATTCCGCCTTTCAGCTTTCACCCGGACCTGCGGCTGGTGGTGGATCCGATGCTGTTCGAACGCTATGAGCAAATTGCTTTTAATGCCGGGCTGCTGGAGAAATCCGTGGTGCTGAATACCGAGGATTATCGTGCAATTTGTGGCGGGGAACTGGCGCGTTTAATTAGTTGA
- the hisD gene encoding histidinol dehydrogenase yields MSTLMTPIDWQQCSTEQQQALLMRPAISASDSISQVVRDVLAQVKENGDAALREFSARFDKAQVENLRVTAEQMQAASGRLSDTLKQAMAVAVGNIETFHNAQILATVDVETQPGVRCQQITRPVQSVGLYIPGGSAPLFSTVLMLATPARIAGCGRVVLCSPPPIADEILYAAQLCGVQEVFQVGGAQAIAALAFGTDTVPKVDKIFGPGNAYVTEAKRQVSQRLDGAAIDMPAGPSEVLVIADEGATPAFVASDLLSQAEHGPDSQVILLTPSLALANGVAAAVEEQLAQLPRAATARQALESSRLIVARDLAQCVAISNQYGPEHLIIQTRSPRDLVDSISSAGSVFLGDWSPESAGDYASGTNHVLPTYGYTATCSSLGLADFQKRMTVQELTPQGFLNLAATIETLAAAEQLEAHKNAVTLRVAALKEQA; encoded by the coding sequence ATGAGCACCCTGATGACCCCGATTGACTGGCAGCAATGCAGCACCGAGCAGCAACAGGCGTTACTGATGCGTCCGGCGATTTCCGCCTCCGACAGCATCAGCCAGGTGGTGCGTGATGTGCTGGCACAAGTAAAAGAAAACGGTGACGCGGCGCTGCGTGAATTCAGCGCGCGTTTTGATAAAGCGCAGGTGGAAAACCTGCGTGTGACCGCCGAGCAGATGCAAGCCGCCAGCGGCCGCCTGAGCGATACGCTGAAGCAGGCCATGGCCGTCGCCGTGGGCAATATCGAAACCTTCCACAACGCGCAGATTCTGGCGACGGTGGATGTGGAGACACAACCCGGCGTGCGCTGCCAGCAAATTACCCGCCCGGTGCAATCGGTTGGCCTGTACATTCCCGGTGGTTCCGCGCCGCTGTTTTCCACCGTGTTAATGCTGGCAACCCCGGCGCGCATCGCCGGTTGTGGCCGTGTGGTGCTGTGCTCCCCGCCGCCGATTGCTGATGAGATTCTGTATGCCGCGCAGCTGTGTGGCGTACAGGAAGTGTTCCAGGTGGGTGGTGCACAAGCGATCGCCGCCCTCGCCTTCGGTACGGACACCGTGCCAAAAGTGGACAAAATTTTTGGCCCGGGCAATGCGTATGTCACCGAAGCCAAACGTCAGGTCAGCCAACGTCTGGACGGTGCAGCGATTGATATGCCTGCCGGTCCGTCTGAAGTGCTGGTGATTGCCGACGAGGGCGCAACCCCGGCATTTGTGGCTTCCGATTTGTTGTCCCAGGCCGAGCACGGCCCGGATTCCCAGGTGATCCTGCTGACACCTTCGCTGGCACTGGCAAACGGTGTTGCCGCTGCGGTTGAAGAACAACTGGCACAGTTACCGCGTGCGGCAACGGCACGTCAGGCGCTGGAAAGCAGCCGTCTGATTGTGGCGCGCGATTTGGCACAGTGCGTAGCCATCTCTAACCAATACGGCCCTGAGCACCTGATTATCCAGACACGTAGCCCGCGCGATCTGGTCGATAGCATCAGCAGCGCCGGTTCAGTGTTCCTCGGTGACTGGTCGCCGGAATCCGCCGGTGATTATGCCTCCGGGACTAACCACGTGCTGCCGACCTATGGCTACACAGCGACCTGCTCCAGCCTCGGTCTGGCCGATTTTCAGAAGCGTATGACCGTGCAGGAACTGACGCCACAAGGTTTCCTTAACCTTGCAGCCACCATCGAAACCCTGGCCGCCGCTGAACAGCTGGAAGCCCACAAGAATGCCGTTACCCTGCGAGTTGCAGCCCTGAAGGAGCAAGCATGA
- the hisH gene encoding imidazole glycerol phosphate synthase subunit HisH, producing MNVVILDTGCANLSSVKWAVERLGYTPEVSRDPDVVLRADKLFLPGVGTAQAAMNQLQERDLIELVKACTQPVLGICLGMQLLGRGSDENGGITTLGILDEPVTLMDTKGLPLPHMGWNQITSQAGNHLFRGIDDGSYFYFVHSYAMPVNANTIAQCEYGLPFTAALQKDNFFGVQFHPERSGKAGAQLLKNFLEM from the coding sequence ATGAACGTGGTGATTCTCGACACCGGCTGCGCCAACCTGTCGTCGGTAAAGTGGGCGGTTGAGCGCCTCGGCTATACACCGGAAGTGAGCCGCGATCCTGATGTGGTGTTGCGCGCCGACAAACTGTTTTTGCCCGGCGTCGGTACCGCCCAGGCGGCCATGAACCAGTTGCAGGAACGTGATCTGATCGAACTGGTGAAAGCCTGTACCCAGCCTGTGCTGGGTATCTGCCTCGGAATGCAGTTGCTGGGTCGCGGCAGCGACGAAAATGGCGGCATCACCACGCTGGGTATTCTCGATGAACCCGTTACCCTGATGGATACCAAAGGTTTACCTCTGCCGCATATGGGCTGGAATCAGATCACCTCACAGGCCGGAAACCATCTGTTCCGTGGCATCGACGATGGCAGCTATTTCTACTTCGTGCACAGTTACGCGATGCCGGTCAACGCCAATACCATCGCCCAGTGCGAATACGGACTGCCCTTCACCGCCGCACTGCAAAAAGATAATTTCTTTGGCGTGCAGTTCCATCCGGAGCGTTCTGGCAAAGCGGGCGCGCAACTGCTGAAAAATTTCCTGGAGATGTAA